A part of Xenopus tropicalis strain Nigerian chromosome 4, UCB_Xtro_10.0, whole genome shotgun sequence genomic DNA contains:
- the LOC116410443 gene encoding uncharacterized protein LOC116410443 — MKVRGEKSKSTAKRMQNTDERRDAGVKDGGDRRPTAEDDGGRRKATAMSKQEMVHMVSIMEKKDYDCKSGEYSRPNTRKNHILDIVIHGLERKFGVSRSKDQLRKRWSDLKLRERDQLETIRRIIKKKDKRKKLLQTHRNHRRCASSSASSSMRKPQIPVPGASEKDDDVETDHNESDEHGHKSQEIESTGIERQEIESNEPDIEPQSSDTSDVKEIHEETFCDTAPSSPCILVSSTEESMAAQNVLYLCIAEQPDLETPKEISNTEINQGPDPNNPNVVEDIQKCKILLATIKQSVKVIETTLESICQKVCNTGE, encoded by the exons ATGAAGGTGCGAGGTGAGAAAAGCAAGTCAACAGCTAAGAGAATGCAAAATACTGATGAAAGGAGAGATGCAGGTGTGAAAGATGGGGGGGACAGAAGGCCTACTGCTGAGGATGACGGTGGCAGGAGAAAGGCTACAGCTATGTCCAAACAGGAGATGGTGCACATGGTAtccattatggaaaaaaaagattacGATTGTAAAAGTGGAGAGTATTCCAGGCCCAATACAAGGAAAAATCATATCCTGGATATAGTAATCCACGGGCTTGAGAGGAAGTTTGGCGTTAGCAGATCGAAAGATCAGCTCCGCAAAAGGTGGTCAGATTTAAAACTGAGAGAAAGAGACCAACTGGAAACCATTAGGCGGATCATTAAAAAAA AAGACAAGCGTAAAAAATTGCTGCAAACCCATCGCAATCATAGACGGTGTGCCTCTTCTTCTGCATCTTCTTCTATGCGGAAGCCTCAGATTCCGGTGCCTGGTGCCAGTGAGAAGGATGATGATGTAGAGACGGACCATAATGAGTCTGATGAGCATGGTCATAAGAGCCAGGAAATAGAAAGCACGGGAATAGAAAGGcaggaaatagaaagcaatgagccaGATATCGAGCCACAATCCAGCGATACCTCAGACGTTAAAGAAATCCATGAGGAAACATTCTGTGACACTGCACCTAGCAGCCCGTGCATCCTAGTTAGCAGTACAG AAGAAAGTATGGCAGCGCAAAATGTGTTGTACCTTTGTATTGCGGAACAGCCAGACCTTGAGACTCCAAAGGAGATTTCCAATACAGAAATCAACCAAGGGCCAGATCCGAACAATCCCAATGTTGTGGAAGAtatacaaaaatgcaaaatactgTTGGCAACCATAAAACAATCTGTCAAAGTAATAGAAACAACACTTGAAAGCATATGCCAAAAGGTTTGCAATACTGGTGAATAG
- the LOC116410442 gene encoding uncharacterized protein LOC116410442, with product MEKFSNPEFLREFIELYQSFPCLWKVKSGDYMNRIKRDKAYAELISLCKSVCSSADLQYVKTKIANLRTVFKKEMNKVQASKKSGASADDIYVPRLWYYDLLVFTVDQEVARDSRSNFSNQGLEKQQSTEASPAEDVTDVTAQSSRAADIEVEDQTEHLAQIPQSSTLIEEGSQHEMAGAKGSQGRNRKRKNNPSTQQLLHDAETLLNTKSDEFDAIGFTVASKLRRMDEEQRQFAEYIINEALHRGFRKTLRESTRLTDYTTTDYRNYNSFPQAPLQQYPPNANMHQICTPPSASPYEQQTTWTSMLSPIPPNNGHNNMSSCETEKQHLHYSHL from the exons ATGGAAAAATTTTCAAACCCCGAGTTCCTGAGGGAATTTATTGAGTTGTACCAGTCTTTTCCATGTTTGTGGAAAGTAAAATCGGGGGACTACATGAACAGGATCAAACGTGACAAGGCATATGCAGAATTGATAAGCCTCTGCAAATCTGTTTGCTCGTCGGCCGATCTTCAATATGTAAAGACGAAGATAGCAAATTTAAGGactgtttttaaaaaagaaatgaacaAAGTACAGGCCTCAAAAAAATCAGGTGCCTCTGCGGATGACATCTATGTGCCAAGATTGTGGTACTATGATCTGCTAGTGTTCACAGTGGATCAAGAGGTGGCAAGGGACTCCAGGTCCAACTTTTCAAATCAGGGCCTTGAAAAACAACAATCGACTGAGGCTAGCCCAGCAGAGGATGTGACAGATGTGACAGCACAGAGTAGCAGAGCTGCAGATATAGAAGTTGAGGACCAAACAGAACATCTGGCCCAG ATTCCACAGAGCAGTACTTTGATAGAAGAAGGTAGTCAACATGAAATGGCAGGTGCAAAGGGTTCACAGGGtagaaacagaaaaagaaaaaacaatcccTCCACACAACAGCTGTTACACGATGCAGAAACCTTACTGAACACAAAGTCTGATGAGTTTGACGCCATTGGTTTTACAGTTGCGTCCAAACTCAGGAGGATGGACGAAGAGCAGCGGCAATTTGCCGAATATATCATTAATGAAGCGCTGCATAGAGGGTTTAGGAAAACACTTCGTGAAAGCACAAGACTCACAGACTACACCACTACTGATTACAGGAATTACAACAGTTTTCCGCAAGCACCATTACAACAGTATCCCCCAAATGCAAACATGCACCAGATATGTACACCGCCTTCCGCTTCTCCATACGAGCAGCAAACTACATGGACATCCATGCTGTcacctatacccccaaacaatggaCACAACAACATGTCTAGCTGCGAGACGGAGAAGCAACATTTGCATTATTCACATCTGTGA